The genomic window GGTATCCAGCGCCGCGACCAGCGCCTCTGACGGGAGCTGCTCGCAGTGCTCCACGCGGCTCAGGTACGTGTGGGGGTAGCCCACTTGCTCAGCGAGTGCGCGCAGTGAGAGCCCTGCATCGTCGCGCATCCGACGCAGACGGCGGCCGAGCATCGTGCGGGGGGTCACTTTGCCGTCATCCTCGTGCAGCTCCATCGAACACCCTTTCAAATCAGCGTCCACCGCAGTGATTTGGTAACAGTTCGGGGGTGGTTGGAGCCTTCCCTTTCGGCCAATCTGGAAACCGCCGAAAACTGACCCCGGCGACGCCTGCCAGCGCCCCGGGGATTGGCCAACCTGGGAATCGAGAAAGCAGGTCGACGTGCTCCACAATATCGCGCACCGGTTCGGAGCCAAGGGGTTTCGCCATGCCTGATACCCCCGGCGACATCTCCGAGTTGGTCGCCACCGACGCCTGCTGGCTCCCGCGCCGTGACCGTTCCCCCGCCATGGCGCGGCGCCTGCTCCGGGACCTCCTCGGTCGCGTCAAGGGAGGTGAACGCTTCCGGGAGCACGGGGAGTTGGTCCTCTCCGAGCTGGCCACGAACGCCGTCCTGCACGGCACCCGCTCCGACCAGCTGATCTGGGTCGGCCTGAGGGTCGACCCGGACCGGCTCTGGATCGCGGTGGAGGACCCGAGCAGCGCCCAGCCCCGCCTCTGCCCGACCGCTGACGGTGAGTCGGGTCGCGGCCTGTACCTGGTCGACCGCCTCTCCCTCTCCTGGGGCTGCGGCCCGCGTGAGGGCATCGGCAAGCGCGTGTGGGCGCTGGTCGGCCCGGAGGGGACGGGATCCGCCGGACAGGCCTAGGGTTGCTACGTTCCGATCGCCGGGGTCAGCACCGATAGGGGACTCCCAATGTCTGCCAAGACCACCATAGTTGTCCGGAACTACTCCGACGGCACCAGTCTCGCCGCCGGCGAGGGAGGGCGGCTGCGGAGCCGCGACTCCACGGCGAGGCCTCAGACGTGGATCCTCACCGAGGTCGACTCCTTCGGCGACGGCGTCGGCATCTGCACCTTCAGCAGTACCGCCTCCCCGGGCACGTGCCTCCAGGCTGCGGGTGTGGGCGCCGCTGTGACGCATGAGGCAGGCGACGGTGAGAGCTCCGCGCAGCTCTGGGTCGTCGAACCCGGCGGGGAGACCACTATCGGCGCGGTGGGCAGTCGCGGTGCGGTCTTGCAGGGGAACGGACCCGACGCGCCCGTGACGCTGGTGCGGGCCAGAGGCACGCTCAACCAGAGGTGGATCCTGCACGCCGAGTGAGCCACCCCGGGCACGCCGAGTGAGCCACCCCAGGCACTCCGCGCAGGGTGGCCACGGCGATGATGCCGCGTCGGACAGTCGTCGTCCGGTGATGAGTGCGTGCCGGGCGGCTCCTCCTGGAGTCGCCCGACGCCCAGCTCAGATCTGCTCGACCGCGATGCGCGCATCGCACAGCAGGCGCAGGTCGTCGGTGTCGCTGGTCACCACCGTCACGTCGCCGTGTTCGAGGTGTGCGGTGGGTCGTTCCCCTGACAGAGCCCTCCCCATCCGTATCAGCGGTCTGTCAGCGGTCGCTCCAGCGCCTATCAGCGCCCCCGTCGAGAGTCGTCCTGTCAGCAGGGAACGACCACCGAACAGGCGGACACGATGACCCAGTCACACCACACGAACCGGCTCGCGATCGAGGCCACCGGCCTGCGCAAGGCGTACGGCGACAAGCACGTCCTCGACGGGATCGACCTGCGCGTCCCGGCCGGAACGATCTTCTCCCTGCTCGGGCCGAACGGCGCCGGCAAGACGACCACCGTGCAGATCCTGACCTCGCTGATCGCGGCGGACGCCGGGCAGGTGCGGATCGCGGGGTACGACCTGGCTCAGCAGCCCGACGCGGTGCGGGCGGCGATCGGGGTCACCGGGCAGTTCTCGGCGGTGGACAAGCTCCTCACCGCGGAGGAGAACCTGCTGCTGATGGCGGACCTGCGGCACCTGGGCAAGCGGGAGGGCCGGCGCCGGGCGGCCGAACTCCTCGAGGGCTTCGACCTGGTGGACGTGGCCAGGAAGCCGGCGGCGACCTTCTCGGGCGGGATGCTGCGGCGGGTGGACCTGGCGATGACGCTGGTGGGCAACCCGCAGGTGATCTTCCTGGACGAGCCGACCACCGGGCTGGACCCGCGCAGCCGCCGCTCGATGTGGCAGATCATCCGCGACCTCGTGGCGGGCGGCACCACGATCTTCCTGACCACGCAGTACCTGGAGGAGGCCGACCAACTCGCCGACCGCATCGCGGTGCTGGACGGCGGGCGGCTGGTGGCGGAGGGCACCGCGCACGAGCTCAAGCGGCTGGTCCCGGGCGGCCACATCAGCCTGGCCTTCACCGACCCCGCCGCCTACCAGCGGGCCGCCCGCTCCCTCGGCGAGGTGACCGCCGACCAGGACGCGCTCACCCTGCAGGTCCCCAGCGACGGCGGCGTGCGCTCCCTGCGCTCGCTGATGGACCGGCTGGACGCCGAGGCGATCGAGGTCGGCGGGCTGACCGTGCACACCCCGGACCTGGACGACGTCTTCCTCGCCCTCACCGGCCGCCCGGCCGCCTCCGCCGACCGGCCCGCCCCGGCGCTGGAGAGCGCCCGATGAGCGCCACCACCGCCGCCGCGACCACCACCACGACC from Kitasatospora sp. NBC_01250 includes these protein-coding regions:
- a CDS encoding RICIN domain-containing protein, which gives rise to MSAKTTIVVRNYSDGTSLAAGEGGRLRSRDSTARPQTWILTEVDSFGDGVGICTFSSTASPGTCLQAAGVGAAVTHEAGDGESSAQLWVVEPGGETTIGAVGSRGAVLQGNGPDAPVTLVRARGTLNQRWILHAE
- a CDS encoding ATP-binding cassette domain-containing protein, translated to MTQSHHTNRLAIEATGLRKAYGDKHVLDGIDLRVPAGTIFSLLGPNGAGKTTTVQILTSLIAADAGQVRIAGYDLAQQPDAVRAAIGVTGQFSAVDKLLTAEENLLLMADLRHLGKREGRRRAAELLEGFDLVDVARKPAATFSGGMLRRVDLAMTLVGNPQVIFLDEPTTGLDPRSRRSMWQIIRDLVAGGTTIFLTTQYLEEADQLADRIAVLDGGRLVAEGTAHELKRLVPGGHISLAFTDPAAYQRAARSLGEVTADQDALTLQVPSDGGVRSLRSLMDRLDAEAIEVGGLTVHTPDLDDVFLALTGRPAASADRPAPALESAR
- a CDS encoding ATP-binding protein, encoding MPDTPGDISELVATDACWLPRRDRSPAMARRLLRDLLGRVKGGERFREHGELVLSELATNAVLHGTRSDQLIWVGLRVDPDRLWIAVEDPSSAQPRLCPTADGESGRGLYLVDRLSLSWGCGPREGIGKRVWALVGPEGTGSAGQA